aaaaaatatatatacttaCTGGTACATTTTGGAGGATCAGGCTCAAACATTCCATTTTCTGAACATATCAATGATTTTGGCCCATCCAGTGTGTAATCATTCATCAAACAACTGTACCGTACAACTTCTCTATAGTCATAGCTTTCTTGCCGTGGAGTGAAAGAGCCGCCATCAATGCTAGCAGGTGGATCACAAGTCACCactgcacaataaaaaaaaaaaatcatctgttAGACATTGTTTGGATTTTGCCATGTGGGTTATAGCAACACGAAGAGATTACTCACCTTCACATACAGGCAGCCTTCCTTTCCACCCCTTGTCTCCACAAAAGAGTTGATTATTACCAACCAATCCGTAGCTAATTATGGAATTAAAAGAAGacgaaaagaagaagaaaaaaaagacgttTGACTTTGGATAACACATTTAAACAAGGATATGTGTTAACCCTTGCATTTCACATGACAACACCTTTTTTTGATTGggaaatataacaatataacatAATGGGTGCTGACATTTTAGAGTTAAAATACGCTACTCTCAATTGCAAAATGAATTCCTCAAACATAAGCTGTCCATCACAGTTGTCAGTTCATTACTAACCCAGGGTCGCAACTGATCACAACTTTATCACCAAATTCAGTCCCTTCGGAATAATCAAAATGTCCATTTGGCACTTGTCCAGCAGGGCCACAGTTcttctctggaaaaaaaaaggaaactgatTAGGGTAAAAACTCCTTTAAAATTCATCAAGCATCTATATGTTGGATACTGGCAGTTTAAACTGGTGATGAAATACTGCAGCTATTAGGaatttgaatgtaaaaataaagtgcCAATATTCACTCCTGCATGTCAGCCTCAGAGGACTCCAAGTGCCAGCAGTACAAGTAATGACTGCTGGCCCTGCAGCCAGGTAACCAACAACACATTCAAAAGTAGCCGTGCTGCCATCTGGGAATGTTTCCTGTTGATTGTGTTCATCCTTCAAAAACATGTTGGGCCCTACGGTGGGTTTCGGACAGTCTTGAGCTGTTAGGAAAAgtaaagaaggagggagggatgaacaCTAGTGGCGAGGACAAGTTAACCCAACACCAAACACCAGCTTGTatagaaacacacatactgtgaaGATTatccacacagacactcaccTTGAGCAGTGATGACAAAGCCCAGACAGCTCAGAAGTAGGAAGTAAGTGTCGCCCATGTCGGGATCTGACAAGTCTGGCTGAAATCAATGAGCTCTTtctagcaaaaaaaaacaaaaaacaaacgcAAACATGAGTGAGACTATCAGAGTGATACCT
This sequence is a window from Pempheris klunzingeri isolate RE-2024b chromosome 11, fPemKlu1.hap1, whole genome shotgun sequence. Protein-coding genes within it:
- the LOC139209371 gene encoding membrane cofactor protein-like isoform X3, with amino-acid sequence MGDTYFLLLSCLGFVITAQAQDCPKPTVGPNMFLKDEHNQQETFPDGSTATFECVVGYLAAGPAVITCTAGTWSPLRLTCRKKNCGPAGQVPNGHFDYSEGTEFGDKVVISCDPGYGLVGNNQLFCGDKGWKGRLPVCEVVTCDPPASIDGGSFTPRQESYDYREVVRYSCLMNDYTLDGPKSLICSENGMFEPDPPKCTMVQCEDPVIENAVWIEGSRPPHRFKAMVKYQCISGYVMEGPSTLICGINSQWSSKYPTCQKVVVPTKPPTPTTTTTTTTKRPKDVQCKEPVIKHAIKVGGSPPYTYKSTVTYECSSGYEMKGKETLTCGIDGNWSSDLPHCKGKANIALPVGLTVAAVAIAACAMCGCYYYGLPPFNKKKRGKCRSPVSPTLLDLKITG
- the LOC139209371 gene encoding membrane cofactor protein-like isoform X4 produces the protein MGDTYFLLLSCLGFVITAQAQDCPKPTVGPNMFLKDEHNQQETFPDGSTATFECVVGYLAAGPAVITCTAGTWSPLRLTCRKKNCGPAGQVPNGHFDYSEGTEFGDKVVISCDPGYGLVGNNQLFCGDKGWKGRLPVCEVVTCDPPASIDGGSFTPRQESYDYREVVRYSCLMNDYTLDGPKSLICSENGMFEPDPPKCTMVQCEDPVIENAVWIEGSRPPHRFKAMVKYQCISGYVMEGPSTLICGINSQWSSKYPTCQKVVVPTKPPTPTTTTTTTTKRPKDVQCKEPVIKHAIKVGGSPPYTYKSTVTYECSSGYEMKGKETLTCGIDGNWSSDLPHCKGKANIALPVGLTVAVSAVVLLVQHYWI